A window from Populus trichocarpa isolate Nisqually-1 chromosome 3, P.trichocarpa_v4.1, whole genome shotgun sequence encodes these proteins:
- the LOC127903901 gene encoding short-chain dehydrogenase TIC 32, chloroplastic-like — MGFFGKKGPSGFSSSSTAEEVTEGIDGSGLTAIVTGASSGIGTETARVLALRGVHVVMAVRNVDSGNKVREEIHKEIPSAKVEVMELDLCSMSSVREFASKYNSSGFPLNILINNAGIMASPYLLSKDNIELQFATNYLSHFLLTNLLLDNMKNTARESNREGRIVNLSSSAHRHPFPGGIRFDTINDEAGYGSIKAYGQSKLATLLHANELARRFKEEGVNITANSLHPGGIHTNLFRYHTVLSGFASTIGRFMFKTVPQGAATTCYVALHPQVNGVSGKYFEDCNISKSTAYGQDAELAKKLWEFSLPLTNP; from the exons ATGGGGTTTTTTGGAAAGAAAGGGCCATCTGGCTTTTCTTCCAGTTCCACAGCTGAGGAAGTTACTGAAGGAATTGATGGAAGTGGCCTCACTGCTATTGTTACAG GAGCATCAAGTGGTATTGGCACAGAGACAGCGCGAGTTCTTGCTTTGCGTGGTGTCCATGTAGTTATGGCAGTAAGGAATGTGGATTCTGGTAACAAGGTCAGGGAAGAAATACACAAGGAAATCCCCAGTGCCAAGGTTGAGGTTATGGAGCTGGATCTCTGCTCAATGTCCTCAGTCCGGGAATTTGCATCCAAATATAATTCCTCTGGTTTTCCACTGAATATCCTCAT TAACAATGCAGGGATTATGGCATCTCCTTACTTGCTTTCCAAAGACAACATAGAACTGCAGTTTGCAACCAACTATCTAA GCCATTTTCTTCTTACAAATCTTTTGTTGGACAACATGAAAAACACAGCACGTGAAAGCAATCGAGAAGGAAGGATTGTTAACCTATCTTCATCAGCTCATCGTCATCCATTTCCTGGAGGAATTCGTTTTGATACTATCAATGATGAAGCAGG ATACGGCAGTATAAAGGCTTATGGGCAATCAAAGCTTGCTACTCTACTGCATGCTAATGAACTTGCAAGGCGTTTCAAG GAAGAGGGGGTAAACATAACTGCTAATTCACTTCATCCTGGAGGAATTCATACCAATCTTTTCCGCTACCACACTGTTCTTAGTG GCTTCGCCAGTACTATCGGCAGATTCATGTTCAAAACTGTTCCCCAG GGAGCTGCAACTACATGCTATGTGGCATTGCATCCACAGGTTAATGGGGTCAGTGGGAAGTATTTCGAAGACTGTAACATATCCAAATCAACCGCTTATGGCCAAGATGCAGAATTGGCAAAAAAACTATGGGAATTCAGCTTGCCCTTGACCAACCCCTAG
- the LOC7465873 gene encoding mitogen-activated protein kinase kinase kinase YODA isoform X2, producing MRSWWGKSSSKEEKKKANKESFIDTINRKFKITSKEKSNNRSGGSRRCCKDTLSERVSLSRVPSRSPSPSTHVSRCQSFAERPQAQPLPLPLPGVPHTKIGRCDSGISASVKPGLDGGGKPLHLLPLPRPGHVLNRLDQADTAGDLATASVSSDSSIDSDDLPDSRVLSPFTSDYENGNRTAVNSPPSVMRQDQSPIINRKNSRETLKHANLPANNQTLSTPPKRAIFSSQVQNLQIPHRVAFFSAPDSSMSSPSRSPMRAFGTEQVINNGFWAGKTYSDIGLLGSGQCSSPGSGYNSGQNSIGGDMSGQLLWPNSRCSPECSPLPSPRVISPGPSSRIHSGAVTPLHPRAAGVTIESPTSRPDDGKQQSHRLPLPPITISNTHPFSPTYSASTSPSVPRSPSRMENPTSSGTRWQKGRMLGRGSFGDVYLGFNRERGEMCAMKEVTLFSDDAKSKESAQQLGQEIGLLSRLRHPNIVQYYGSETVDDKLYIYLEYVSGGSIYKLLQEYGQFGEIAIRSYTQQILRGLAYLHAKKTVHRDIKGANILVDPTGRVKLADFGMAKHISGQSCPLSFKGSPYWMAPEVIKNSNGCNLAVDIWSLGCTVLEMATTKPPWSQYEGVPAMFKIGNSKELPEIPDNLSDDGKDFVRQCLQRNLSHRPTAAQLLEHPFVKNVAPMERPFLSPELSEELPAIMNSGRSMGIGPARNVSGFDSEGISMHQSRATKIGSGISDAHMKNSSCPVSPIGSPHLYSRSPLNLSGRMSPSPISSPHTASGSSTPLTGGCGAIPFHHAKQHIMYLQESKGMVPGSQSSFYPNNNNLYQEPKPDLFRGMSQASCVFREIISSENSNPGNQLGWPELYDGHPVLADRVSQQLLRDHMKLKPSLDLNPNSSIRGRTNGI from the exons ATGCGGTCATGGTGGGGGAAGTCTTCATCcaaagaggaaaagaagaaagcaaacaaGGAAAGTTTCATTGATACAATAAATAGGAAATTTAAGATTACATCAAAGGAAAAGAGCAACAATAGATCAGGAGGATCTCGGAGATGTTGTAAAGATACTCTTTCAGAAAGGGTTTCTTTGTCCCGCGTTCCATCAAGATCACCATCTCCCTCCACACATGTATCACGTTGTCAAAGTTTTGCTGAAAGGCCTCAGGCTCAACCACTTCCACTTCCACTTCCAGGGGTGCCTCATACTAAAATTGGGCGCTGTGATTCTGGAATTAGTGCTTCAGTGAAACCAGGATTGGATGGAGGGGGCAAACCATTGCATCTTTTGCCCCTACCGAGACCAGGACATGTCCTTAATAGACTGGACCAAGCAGATACAGCAGGGGATTTAGCCACTGCCTCTGTGTCCAGTGATAGCTCCATAGATAGTGATGATCTGCCTGACTCGCGTGTCCTTAGCCCTTTCACGTCGGACTATGAAAATGGGAACAGAACTGCTGTGAACAGCCCTCCAAG CGTGATGCGACAGGATCAATCCCCTATCATAAATAGAAAGAACTCAAGAGAAACTCTGAAACATGCTAATTTACCTGCAAATAATCAGACCTTGTCTACACCACCAAAACGGGCAATTTTTAGCTCTCAAGTGCAAAATTTACAGATTCCTCATCGAGTAGCATTCTTTAGTGCTCCAGACAGCTCAATGTCAAGTCCTTCTAGAAGCCCAATGAGAGCATTTGGCACTGAGCAAGTTATCAACAATGGTTTCTGGGCAGGAAAAACTTACTCAGATATTGGTTTACTAGGATCTGGACAGTGCTCAAGTCCAGGTTCAGGCTATAATTCTGGGCAGAACTCAATAGGTGGAGATATGTCAGGACAGCTTCTTTGGCCAAACAGTAGATGCAGCCCTGAGTGTTCTCCATTACCTAGCCCCAGAGTGATTAGCCCAGGTCCCAGCTCCAGAATACACAGTGGTGCTGTCACTCCTCTGCACCCACGAGCTGCTGGGGTTACCATAGAGTCGCCTACAAGCCGGCCAGATGATGGAAAGCAACAAAGTCACCGCTTGCCCCTTCCACCGATAACAATCTCCAACACCCATCCCTTTTCTCCTACCTATTCCGCCTCAACATCTCCTTCAGTGCCTCGAAGTCCTAGTAGGATGGAGAACCCAACAAGTTCTGGTACACGCTGGCAGAAGGGTCGTATGCTTGGGAGAGGCAGTTTTGGAGATGTATATCTCGGGTTTAACAG AGAAAGAGGTGAGATGTGTGCAATGAAGGAGGTAACTCTATTTTCAGATGATGCAAAATCAAAGGAAAGCGCACAGCAGCTGGGAcag GAAATTGGGCTTCTGAGTCGCTTACGTCATCCTAATATAGTGCAGTACTATGGATCTGAAACG GTGGatgacaaattatatatatacttggaGTATGTGTCTGGTGGCTCCATCTATAAACTGCTTCAAGAATATGGCCAATTTGGTGAAATAGCTATTCGTAGCTATACTCAACAAATCCTGCGTGGGCTTGCTTATTTGCATGCTAAAAAAACTGTCCACAG AGACATTAAAGGGGCTAATATTCTGGTGGATCCCACGGGTCGTGTTAAACTGGCAGATTTTGGGATGGCAAAGCAT ATATCTGGGCAGTCTTGTCCATTATCATTCAAAGGAAGCCCTTACTGGATGGCACCTGAG gtgataaaaaattcaaatggttGTAATCTTGCTGTTGATATATGGAGCCTTGGGTGCACTGTTTTGGAGATGGCAACAACAAAACCACCTTGGAGCCAATATGAAGGG GTTCCTGCTATGTTTAAGATTGGAAATAGCAAGGAACTTCCAGAGATTCCTGATAATCTGTCAGATGATGGAAAGGACTTTGTGAGGCAGTGTTTGCAACGGAACCTATCACATCGCCCTACAGCTGCTCAACTTTTGGAGCACCCTTTTGTGAAAAATGTTGCTCCGATGGAGAGGCCGTTTTTGTCCCCAGAGCTTTCAGAAGAACTGCCTGCAATTATGAATTCAGGAAGATCAATG GGAATTGGACCTGCAAGAAATGTTTCAGGCTTTGACTCAGAAGGGATTTCTATGCATCAATCTAGAGCCACAAAAATTGGTTCAGGGATCAG TGATGCCCATATGAAGAACTCATCATGCCCAGTGTCTCCTATCGGGAGCCCTCATCTATATTCAAGATCCCCGCTGAATTTGAGTGGAAGGATGTCTCCATCTCCTATATCTAGCCCTCATACTGCATCTGGTTCATCCACGCCTCTCACTGGTGGTTGTGGTGCCATCCCATTTCATCATGCAAAGCAGCACATAATGTACTTGCAAGAAAGCAAGGGAATGGTCCCTGGGTCCCAAAGTAGTTTCTATCCCAATAACAACAACCTTTATCAGGAACCAAAGCCTGACCTATTTCGAGGTATGTCACAAGCCTCTTGTGTTTTCCGGGAAATAATTTCATCAGAAAACAGCAATCCTGGAAATCAGTTGGGATGGCCTGAACTCTATGATGGGCACCCTGTTTTAGCTGATCGTGTGTCCCAGCAGCTCTTAAGGGATCATATGAAATTGAAGCCATCCCTGGACCTGAATCCAAACTCGTCAATTCGTGGCCGTACCAATGGAATCTAA
- the LOC7458180 gene encoding cytochrome P450 86A7, whose product MFKLFESWGMDISTASMILTAVVTYLIWLSFISRSMKGPRVWPLFGSLPGLIWHSSRMHDWIADNLRKCGGTYQTCVVAIPLLARRQSLVTVTCDPKNLEHILKARFDNYPKGPNWQSVFHDLLGDGIFNSDGETWLFQRKTAALEFTTRTLRQAMARWVSRAIKHRFCPILESAQQQAKPVDLQDMLLRLTFDNICGLAFGKDPQTLSLEFPENGFAVSFDTATEATLQRFILPEIVWKLRKSLRLGMEMSLSQSIDHIDAYLSDIINTRKLELVNQQKGGNENPHDDLLSRFMKKKESYSDKFLQHVALNFILAGRDTSSTALSWFFWLVSQNPKVEEKILIEICTVLMETRGNDTRKWLEEPLVFEEVDRLTYLKAALSETLRLYPSVPQDSKHVVADDVLPSGAFVPAGSSITYSIYAVGRMEFIWGDDCLEFKPERWLSLDGKKIEVPDSYRFLAFNAGPRICLGKDLAYLQMKSIAAALLLRHRISVVPGHRVEQKMSLTLFMKYGLMVNVHPRDLRPIVEKVCKNALTNSNHACGIESTTPVS is encoded by the coding sequence ATGTTCAAGTTGTTTGAGTCTTGGGGCATGGATATATCGACGGCTTCGATGATTCTAACAGCAGTGGTTACTTACTTGATTTGGTTGAGTTTCATCTCGCGGTCAATGAAGGGTCCACGTGTATGGCCTCTATTCGGCAGCCTTCCTGGTCTCATTTGGCACTCTAGTCGCATGCATGATTGGATCGCAGACAACCTCCGCAAGTGTGGCGGCACGTACCAGACATGCGTAGTTGCAATTCCCTTATTAGCCCGGAGGCAAAGCCTCGTGACTGTCACGTGCGACCCCAAGAACCTAGAGCATATCTTGAAAGCCAGGTTTGATAATTACCCAAAAGGACCCAATTGGCAGTCTGTGTTCCATGATTTGCTTGGTGATGGCATCTTCAACTCAGATGGTGAAACGTGGTTGTTCCAGCGCAAGACGGCAGCACTTGAATTTACCACCCGGACACTACGCCAAGCCATGGCTAGGTGGGTGAGCCGAGCCATCAAGCACCGCTTTTGCCCTATACTTGAGTCGGCTCAACAACAGGCCAAGCCGGTCGATCTTCAAGACATGCTACTTAGGCTCACTTTTGATAACATTTGTGGATTGGCTTTTGGCAAGGATCCACAAACATTGTCACTGGAATTTCCTGAGAATGGCTTTGCAGTGTCTTTCGACACAGCCACGGAAGCTACATTGCAGCGCTTCATTTTGCCAGAAATAGTGTGGAAGTTGAGGAAAAGTCTTCGGCTTGGTATGGAAATGAGCTTGAGCCAAAGCATTGACCACATAGACGCATACTTGTCTGACATCATCAATACACGAAAGCTCGAATTGGTTAATCAGCAGAAAGGTGGCAATGAGAACCCACATGACGACTTGTTGTCTAGGTTTATGAAGAAGAAGGAATCCTACTCGGACAAATTTCTTCAACACGTggcattaaattttatcctagCTGGACGTGACACGTCATCAACGGCGCTGAGCTGGTTCTTCTGGCTTGTGAGTCAGAATCCAAAAGTGGAAGAGAAAATCCTCATTGAAATTTGCACCGTTTTGATGGAGACACGTGGCAATGATACGCGCAAGTGGTTGGAGGAGCCATTAGTGTTTGAAGAAGTTGACCGACTGACCTACCTCAAGGCAGCATTATCTGAGACCTTAAGGCTCTACCCTTCTGTGCCACAAGACTCAAAGCATGTAGTTGCCGATGATGTTTTGCCCAGTGGAGCTTTTGTTCCGGCAGGATCATCCATAACCTACTCAATATATGCAGTTGGTCGGATGGAATTTATCTGGGGTGATGATTGCCTAGAATTCAAGCCGGAAAGATGGTTATCCTTGGATGGCAAGAAAATCGAGGTGCCGGATTCTTACAGGTTTCTCGCGTTTAATGCAGGTCCAAGGATTTGTTTAGGCAAGGATTTGGCTTATTTGCAAATGAAGTCAATCGCGGCAGCTTTGTTGTTGCGCCACCGGATCTCAGTGGTGCCGGGCCACCGTGTTGAGCAAAAAATGTCACTGACATTGTTTATGAAGTATGGTCTGATGGTTAACGTGCACCCAAGGGACCTGAGGCCTATAGTGGAAAAGGTATGCAAAAATGCTCTTACAAATAGCAATCATGCTTGTGGGATTGAATCGACCACTCCTGTTTcttaa
- the LOC7465873 gene encoding mitogen-activated protein kinase kinase kinase YODA isoform X1, whose amino-acid sequence MRSWWGKSSSKEEKKKANKESFIDTINRKFKITSKEKSNNRSGGSRRCCKDTLSERVSLSRVPSRSPSPSTHVSRCQSFAERPQAQPLPLPLPGVPHTKIGRCDSGISASVKPGLDGGGKPLHLLPLPRPGHVLNRLDQADTAGDLATASVSSDSSIDSDDLPDSRVLSPFTSDYENGNRTAVNSPPSVMRQDQSPIINRKNSRETLKHANLPANNQTLSTPPKRAIFSSQVQNLQIPHRVAFFSAPDSSMSSPSRSPMRAFGTEQVINNGFWAGKTYSDIGLLGSGQCSSPGSGYNSGQNSIGGDMSGQLLWPNSRCSPECSPLPSPRVISPGPSSRIHSGAVTPLHPRAAGVTIESPTSRPDDGKQQSHRLPLPPITISNTHPFSPTYSASTSPSVPRSPSRMENPTSSGTRWQKGRMLGRGSFGDVYLGFNRERGEMCAMKEVTLFSDDAKSKESAQQLGQEIGLLSRLRHPNIVQYYGSETVDDKLYIYLEYVSGGSIYKLLQEYGQFGEIAIRSYTQQILRGLAYLHAKKTVHRDIKGANILVDPTGRVKLADFGMAKHISGQSCPLSFKGSPYWMAPEVIKNSNGCNLAVDIWSLGCTVLEMATTKPPWSQYEGVRKIEVPAMFKIGNSKELPEIPDNLSDDGKDFVRQCLQRNLSHRPTAAQLLEHPFVKNVAPMERPFLSPELSEELPAIMNSGRSMGIGPARNVSGFDSEGISMHQSRATKIGSGISDAHMKNSSCPVSPIGSPHLYSRSPLNLSGRMSPSPISSPHTASGSSTPLTGGCGAIPFHHAKQHIMYLQESKGMVPGSQSSFYPNNNNLYQEPKPDLFRGMSQASCVFREIISSENSNPGNQLGWPELYDGHPVLADRVSQQLLRDHMKLKPSLDLNPNSSIRGRTNGI is encoded by the exons ATGCGGTCATGGTGGGGGAAGTCTTCATCcaaagaggaaaagaagaaagcaaacaaGGAAAGTTTCATTGATACAATAAATAGGAAATTTAAGATTACATCAAAGGAAAAGAGCAACAATAGATCAGGAGGATCTCGGAGATGTTGTAAAGATACTCTTTCAGAAAGGGTTTCTTTGTCCCGCGTTCCATCAAGATCACCATCTCCCTCCACACATGTATCACGTTGTCAAAGTTTTGCTGAAAGGCCTCAGGCTCAACCACTTCCACTTCCACTTCCAGGGGTGCCTCATACTAAAATTGGGCGCTGTGATTCTGGAATTAGTGCTTCAGTGAAACCAGGATTGGATGGAGGGGGCAAACCATTGCATCTTTTGCCCCTACCGAGACCAGGACATGTCCTTAATAGACTGGACCAAGCAGATACAGCAGGGGATTTAGCCACTGCCTCTGTGTCCAGTGATAGCTCCATAGATAGTGATGATCTGCCTGACTCGCGTGTCCTTAGCCCTTTCACGTCGGACTATGAAAATGGGAACAGAACTGCTGTGAACAGCCCTCCAAG CGTGATGCGACAGGATCAATCCCCTATCATAAATAGAAAGAACTCAAGAGAAACTCTGAAACATGCTAATTTACCTGCAAATAATCAGACCTTGTCTACACCACCAAAACGGGCAATTTTTAGCTCTCAAGTGCAAAATTTACAGATTCCTCATCGAGTAGCATTCTTTAGTGCTCCAGACAGCTCAATGTCAAGTCCTTCTAGAAGCCCAATGAGAGCATTTGGCACTGAGCAAGTTATCAACAATGGTTTCTGGGCAGGAAAAACTTACTCAGATATTGGTTTACTAGGATCTGGACAGTGCTCAAGTCCAGGTTCAGGCTATAATTCTGGGCAGAACTCAATAGGTGGAGATATGTCAGGACAGCTTCTTTGGCCAAACAGTAGATGCAGCCCTGAGTGTTCTCCATTACCTAGCCCCAGAGTGATTAGCCCAGGTCCCAGCTCCAGAATACACAGTGGTGCTGTCACTCCTCTGCACCCACGAGCTGCTGGGGTTACCATAGAGTCGCCTACAAGCCGGCCAGATGATGGAAAGCAACAAAGTCACCGCTTGCCCCTTCCACCGATAACAATCTCCAACACCCATCCCTTTTCTCCTACCTATTCCGCCTCAACATCTCCTTCAGTGCCTCGAAGTCCTAGTAGGATGGAGAACCCAACAAGTTCTGGTACACGCTGGCAGAAGGGTCGTATGCTTGGGAGAGGCAGTTTTGGAGATGTATATCTCGGGTTTAACAG AGAAAGAGGTGAGATGTGTGCAATGAAGGAGGTAACTCTATTTTCAGATGATGCAAAATCAAAGGAAAGCGCACAGCAGCTGGGAcag GAAATTGGGCTTCTGAGTCGCTTACGTCATCCTAATATAGTGCAGTACTATGGATCTGAAACG GTGGatgacaaattatatatatacttggaGTATGTGTCTGGTGGCTCCATCTATAAACTGCTTCAAGAATATGGCCAATTTGGTGAAATAGCTATTCGTAGCTATACTCAACAAATCCTGCGTGGGCTTGCTTATTTGCATGCTAAAAAAACTGTCCACAG AGACATTAAAGGGGCTAATATTCTGGTGGATCCCACGGGTCGTGTTAAACTGGCAGATTTTGGGATGGCAAAGCAT ATATCTGGGCAGTCTTGTCCATTATCATTCAAAGGAAGCCCTTACTGGATGGCACCTGAG gtgataaaaaattcaaatggttGTAATCTTGCTGTTGATATATGGAGCCTTGGGTGCACTGTTTTGGAGATGGCAACAACAAAACCACCTTGGAGCCAATATGAAGGGGTTAGGAAAATCGAa GTTCCTGCTATGTTTAAGATTGGAAATAGCAAGGAACTTCCAGAGATTCCTGATAATCTGTCAGATGATGGAAAGGACTTTGTGAGGCAGTGTTTGCAACGGAACCTATCACATCGCCCTACAGCTGCTCAACTTTTGGAGCACCCTTTTGTGAAAAATGTTGCTCCGATGGAGAGGCCGTTTTTGTCCCCAGAGCTTTCAGAAGAACTGCCTGCAATTATGAATTCAGGAAGATCAATG GGAATTGGACCTGCAAGAAATGTTTCAGGCTTTGACTCAGAAGGGATTTCTATGCATCAATCTAGAGCCACAAAAATTGGTTCAGGGATCAG TGATGCCCATATGAAGAACTCATCATGCCCAGTGTCTCCTATCGGGAGCCCTCATCTATATTCAAGATCCCCGCTGAATTTGAGTGGAAGGATGTCTCCATCTCCTATATCTAGCCCTCATACTGCATCTGGTTCATCCACGCCTCTCACTGGTGGTTGTGGTGCCATCCCATTTCATCATGCAAAGCAGCACATAATGTACTTGCAAGAAAGCAAGGGAATGGTCCCTGGGTCCCAAAGTAGTTTCTATCCCAATAACAACAACCTTTATCAGGAACCAAAGCCTGACCTATTTCGAGGTATGTCACAAGCCTCTTGTGTTTTCCGGGAAATAATTTCATCAGAAAACAGCAATCCTGGAAATCAGTTGGGATGGCCTGAACTCTATGATGGGCACCCTGTTTTAGCTGATCGTGTGTCCCAGCAGCTCTTAAGGGATCATATGAAATTGAAGCCATCCCTGGACCTGAATCCAAACTCGTCAATTCGTGGCCGTACCAATGGAATCTAA